In Neospora caninum Liverpool complete genome, chromosome Ib, one DNA window encodes the following:
- a CDS encoding cathepsin D enzyme, related, which yields MGLSKAIAVILLTLPFAGVGYKAKWCTASPAAQGALTEKKLVRRIQRHDWPHTRLLSLALRNHRSTQYFGEISVGTPPSLFKVVFDSGSHQFWIPSKECQSSSCRTHSRLDCSRSSSCRDHGNTGWNESVAVTFGTGRIVYRKALETVKIGDVVIPSQAIGLVVDQTDEPFANLPFDGIVGLGECSLLYTRVPLLSGSRLAGSTELTGEKDLLDNMKNEGIITDRVFAFYLSRRSALGGVISFGGFDPRFVQPGKPIQWIGMLPQKGWAMPLIDFKVDGVRLDLCFDSAASRCAAVLDTGTSSIGGPRADIHHILTMLGAAPRCERKLAMKSLTVIIEQEAGREIEFELTPDDYVVDNLKPSDDSTSCPAAFMPLELKRHPVRTFVLGEVFIRKFYAIFDRENKKIGECTKHRRHAYTWALSFPFLSRPCRSCYRREA from the exons ATGGGACTGTCCAAGGCTATTGCAGTGATTCTGCTGACTCTTCCCTTCGCTGGAGTCGGTTACAAAGCAAAGTGGTGTACAGCGTCCCCCGCAGCGCAGGGCGCACTCACAG AAAAGAAGCTGGTCCGCCGTATTCAGAGACACGACTGGCCACATACGCGCCTATTGTCTCTGGCCCTGCGAAATCACCGGAGCACGCA GTATTTCGGAGAGATCTCTGTCGGCACCCCACCTTCATTGTTCAAAGTCGTGTTTGATTCTG GCAGCCATCAGTTTTGGATCCCTTCAAAAGAGTGCCAGTCTTCCTCATGCAGAACTCATTCCCGCTTGGACTGTAGCCGCTCGTCAAGCTGTCGCGACCACGGTAACACTGGGTGGAACGAGAGTGTCGCCGTTACCTTCGGAACCGGGCGCATCGTTTACCGAAAAGCGTTAGAGACAGTCAAAATCGGAGATGTAGT GATCCCCAGCCAAGCTATCGGACTCGTGGTTGATCAGACGGACGAGCCGTTTGCAAATCTAC CGTTTGACGGAATCGTAGGGCTGGGTGAGTGCTCTCTCTTGTACACACGTGTGCCATTGTTAAGTGGTTCCCGCTTAGCTGGCTCGACTGAACTCACCGGAGAAAAAGATTTACTCGATAATATGAAAAACGAGGGTATTATAACCGACAGGGTTTTCGCCTTCTACCTGTCCAGACGCAGCGCTTTGGGCGGTGTAATAAGTTTTGGAGGATTTGATCCCAG ATTTGTTCAGCCAGGGAAACCCATTCAGTGGATTGGCATGCTTCCTCAAAAAGGCTGGGCAATGCCACTGATCGATTTCAAAGTCGACGGTGTCAGACTCGATCTTTGTTTCGACTCTGCTGCGAGCAGATGCGCAGCTGTTTTAGACACCGGAACTTCTAGCATTGGCGGACCCAGGGCCGACATCCATCATATACTCACGATGCTCGGAGCAGCACCACGCTGCGAACGCAAACTTGCCATGAAGTCTCTGACTGTCATAATCGAACAAGAAGCTGGACGGGAGATAGAGTTCGAACTGACGCCCGACGACTATGTAGTTGATAACCTGAAACCGTCAGATGATTCCACTTCATGCCCCGCGGCATTCATGCCTCTGGAGTTGAAGCGACACCCTGTCCGCACCTTC GTTCTTGGTGAGGTTTTCATCAGAAAATTCTACGCGATCTTTGATCGCGAGAATAAGAAAATTGGTGAGTGCACGAAACACCGAAGACACGCGTATACCTGGGCGTTATCATTCCCATTTCTTTCCAGGCCTTGTCGAAGCTGCTACAGACGCGAAGCCTAG
- a CDS encoding putative oocyst wall protein COWP, which produces MPSICTKIICALGVLLATAAPTPGTPALASTDVTIMKKKAPGTYRESPPDQRRARCKCPFGFERMDESCVKTVVTGKPEAVCPSGILEDGKCRTRSAEAFRCPDGFETICNAESTAKSKCCRRTEAQKIIFRCPEGTTETTDGDCKRLTRFPPSYECPLGYRYDEGYCVRTEPGHIVPACGTKSQLTAHNTCLAIVPGEIVYECPEGFHCASSTKISSFCKSCKKRELAPVSCECGIGTVESDGLCYQAETYQDCVGKVNKKDVASTAAVDSDEDAVVEKKKDKKCETTKSKCSCQADFHLVCKGKDCHCVKEESAAVVRRCLGFDDGSGNCVRQMESAPIFQCGEGQECESVGKNECKCVYKIRKDSTVNCGDGVLIGGDCFSVDHIPRTQHCQDGFDVACRGSECQCERNLFTSRAMMCESATDKHSKACATLSDPEFICREGQLINGECVRLSYSVQLCDA; this is translated from the exons ATGCCGTCTATCTGTACAAAGATTATTTGTGCGTTGGGTGTCTTGCTGGCGACAGCAGCCCCCACTCCGGGAACGCCTGCTTTGGCATCGACCGATGTCACCATCATGAAGAAAAAGGCTCCTGGTACCTATCGAGAGTCTCCACCAGATCAGAGACGAGCGAGGTGCAAGTGCCCGTTCGGCTTCGAGAGGATGGATGAATCATGTGTGAAGACAGTAGTTACGGGAAAACCAGAG GCTGTATGCCCTTCGGGGATCCTGGAGGACGGAAAATGCAGAACGCGGTCGGCCGAAGCCTTTCGCTGTCCCGATGGATTCGAGACGATCTGTAATGCAGAATCCACTGCGAAGTCGAAGTGTTGCCGCCGGACAGAGGCACAAAAAATCATTTTCAGATGTCCCGAAGGAACAACGGAAACTACCGACGGTGACTGCAAGCGCTTGACACGATTCCCTCCAAGTTATGAGTGTCCCCTGGGGTATCGGTACGATGAAGGGTACTGCGTCAGAACCGAGCCTGGGCACATTGTGCCTGCCTGCGGCACGAAGAGTCAGCTAACGGCGCACAACACATGCCTCGCGATTGTGCCTGGCGAGATCGTTTACGAGTGTCCTGAAGGGTTTCACTGTGCCTCCAGTACGAAGATCTCCAGCTTTTGCAAAAGctgcaagaagagagagttAGCGCCTGTCAGTTGTGAGTGTGGCATCGGGACGGTAGAAAGTGACGGTCTTTGTTACCAGGCCGAGACATACCAAGATTGTGTTGGCAAGGTCAATAAAAAGGACGTGGCATCTACGGCGGCCGTCGACAGTGACGAAGACGCAGTAgtagagaagaaaaaggacaagaAGTGCGAAACAACAAAGTCCAAATGCTCATGCCAGGCTGACTTCCATCTCGTTTGCAAGGGAAAGGACTGCCATTGTGTGAAGGAAGAATCAGCTGCGGTTGTGAGGCGTTGCCTGGGGTTCGATGACGGCTCCGGAAATTGTGTGCGCCAGATGGAGTCGGCTCCCATTTTTCAATGtggagaaggacaggagtGTGAATCCGTGGGAAAAAATGAATGCAAATGCGTATACAAGATCCGGAAAGACTCTACGGTAAATTGCGGCGACGGCGTCTTGATAGGAGGCGACTGCTTTTCTGTTGACCATATTCCGAGAACACAGCATTGCCAAGATGGCTTCGATGTTGCCTGTCGCGGCTCGGAATGCCAATGCGAACGGAACCTGTTCACGAGCAGAGCCATGATGTGTGAATCTGCGACAGACAAACATTCTAAAGCTTGTGCAACTCTATCGGATCCAGAATTCATCTGCAGAGAG GGTCAATTGATCAACGGAGAGTGCGTTCGGTTGTCTTACAGCGTCCAGTTGTGTGATGCATGA